In one window of Methanomicrobiales archaeon DNA:
- the ruvC gene encoding crossover junction endodeoxyribonuclease RuvC has protein sequence MIVIGIDPGLARVGYGVLEVERGAVEPLCYNCIETSGETMRTSRRLLDIHIALEAILDEYPPQWLAVEKLFFSRNITSAMNVSEVRGIVLLTAEQRGIPIAEYTPNQVKLAITGSGKADKRQMQEMVKRLLRLAELPRPDDAADALAIALCHIHTMRHDRTSER, from the coding sequence ATGATCGTCATCGGCATCGATCCCGGGCTGGCGCGCGTCGGGTATGGGGTACTCGAGGTAGAGCGCGGTGCCGTGGAGCCGCTCTGCTATAACTGCATCGAGACCTCGGGAGAGACGATGCGGACGTCCCGCCGCCTGCTGGACATCCACATCGCCCTGGAGGCGATCCTGGATGAGTATCCCCCGCAGTGGCTCGCCGTGGAGAAGCTCTTCTTCTCCCGGAACATCACCTCCGCGATGAACGTCAGCGAGGTGCGCGGGATCGTGCTGCTCACCGCGGAGCAGCGGGGGATCCCCATCGCAGAGTACACCCCGAACCAGGTCAAGCTGGCGATCACCGGTTCGGGAAAGGCGGACAAGCGCCAGATGCAGGAGATGGTGAAACGGCTCCTCCGCCTGGCGGAGCTCCCGAGACCGGACGATGCGGCCGATGCCCTCGCCATCGCCCTCTGCCATATCCATACGATGAGACATGATCGCACATCTGAACGGTGA
- the cas5c gene encoding type I-C CRISPR-associated protein Cas5c, which produces MAIGYGVRLKVWGDYACFTRPEMKTERVSYDVITPSAARGILEAIHWKPAIRWKIDKIHVLNPIKFDNVRRNERSGKIPVGKVQSAFHGKDVTLFQDATKDAVQRASLVLRDVCYGIEAHFEVTNEATSEDTIEKHYNMALRRIRKGQCFHQPYFGCREFPVRFELIEGEMPRSCYTGEKDLGFMLYDIDFDDNMKAIFYRAVMVGGVIDVQRCLAFGGVT; this is translated from the coding sequence ATGGCAATTGGATATGGAGTACGGCTGAAAGTCTGGGGCGATTACGCCTGCTTCACTCGACCCGAGATGAAGACAGAGCGGGTGAGCTATGACGTTATAACACCCTCCGCTGCACGGGGTATTCTCGAAGCAATACATTGGAAACCTGCTATTCGTTGGAAAATCGACAAAATTCATGTTCTAAATCCGATAAAGTTCGATAATGTTCGCCGGAACGAGAGGTCAGGCAAAATCCCCGTGGGAAAAGTCCAGAGTGCATTTCATGGAAAAGATGTAACTCTTTTTCAGGATGCAACGAAAGACGCGGTTCAACGGGCATCTCTGGTGCTGCGCGACGTCTGCTATGGGATAGAAGCACATTTCGAAGTGACCAACGAGGCTACCTCCGAGGACACCATCGAGAAGCATTACAACATGGCACTCCGTAGAATTCGGAAGGGGCAGTGTTTCCACCAACCCTATTTCGGTTGCCGTGAGTTCCCAGTTCGGTTCGAGCTTATCGAGGGTGAGATGCCGAGATCTTGCTACACCGGAGAGAAGGATCTCGGGTTTATGCTCTATGATATAGATTTTGATGACAATATGAAGGCAATCTTTTACCGTGCAGTCATGGTGGGCGGTGTCATCGATGTACAACGGTGTCTTGCCTTCGGAGGGGTCACATGA
- a CDS encoding DUF2795 domain-containing protein → MVREEGRRGMSTGQGEVSPASLQKYLAGIDYPADKQKLMNTAREHNAPDTIMDVIRRLPDRDFNGPTDVSRAFGEIR, encoded by the coding sequence ATGGTTCGAGAGGAAGGTAGAAGAGGCATGAGCACCGGGCAGGGGGAAGTCAGTCCCGCATCGCTCCAGAAGTACCTCGCAGGCATCGACTATCCCGCGGACAAACAGAAGCTGATGAACACCGCTCGGGAACACAACGCTCCCGACACCATCATGGATGTGATCCGCAGGCTGCCGGACCGGGATTTCAACGGACCCACCGATGTCAGCCGGGCTTTTGGAGAGATCCGATAA
- the cas1c gene encoding type I-C CRISPR-associated endonuclease Cas1c, giving the protein MRKLLNTLYVTTPDAFLTRERENVVVRVDNEERFRIPIHNLEGIVCFGYMGTSPQLMRLCADNNVGLSFLTPSGKFLARVSGRVRGNVLLRRAQYRKADNREESLEIAKAFITAKIVNCRTVLGRGIRDHRDIIDCDRVRAVDALLIENLLKIEDSDSADALRGIEGNCAKFYFITLDELILKQKDEFYLRERSRRPPLDNMNALLSFLYTLLAHDVESALETVGLDPYVGFFHTDRPGRPGLALDMMEELRPFMADRLALNLVNMKQIGSGDFYRKENGGVILTDGGRKAVIGAWQKRKQDTISHPYLNEKIPIGLLPYVQAMLMARFLRRDIDGYPPFFMN; this is encoded by the coding sequence ATGAGAAAACTGTTGAATACGCTGTACGTGACAACTCCGGATGCGTTCCTGACTCGCGAGAGGGAAAACGTCGTTGTCAGGGTTGACAACGAGGAGAGATTCCGTATTCCCATCCACAACCTCGAGGGTATCGTCTGTTTTGGATACATGGGGACAAGCCCTCAGCTGATGCGGCTCTGTGCAGACAACAATGTCGGTCTCTCGTTTTTAACGCCGTCAGGGAAGTTCCTGGCACGGGTGAGCGGGCGAGTTCGTGGCAATGTTCTGCTCCGGCGGGCGCAGTACCGGAAAGCGGATAATCGCGAAGAGTCACTGGAGATTGCGAAGGCTTTCATCACTGCCAAGATCGTGAACTGCAGAACAGTTCTCGGACGGGGCATCCGCGATCACAGGGACATCATTGATTGCGATAGGGTCCGGGCGGTGGATGCTTTACTGATCGAGAATCTCTTAAAGATCGAAGATTCTGATTCTGCCGATGCGCTCCGTGGAATTGAGGGGAATTGTGCAAAATTCTACTTCATAACGCTTGATGAGCTAATCCTAAAGCAGAAGGATGAATTTTACCTGCGTGAACGGAGCCGAAGACCGCCACTGGACAACATGAACGCGCTACTCTCTTTTCTGTACACACTCCTTGCGCATGACGTCGAGTCCGCCTTGGAGACCGTGGGGCTTGACCCTTACGTTGGGTTTTTCCACACCGACCGACCTGGGCGTCCTGGGCTGGCACTTGACATGATGGAGGAACTGCGACCATTTATGGCTGACCGTCTTGCCCTGAACCTTGTGAACATGAAACAGATCGGCAGTGGCGATTTTTATAGGAAGGAGAATGGGGGTGTTATCCTTACGGATGGGGGGCGGAAAGCGGTCATTGGAGCCTGGCAGAAACGGAAGCAAGATACGATTTCACACCCGTACCTGAACGAGAAGATACCCATCGGACTCCTCCCATATGTGCAGGCAATGCTGATGGCCCGTTTCCTGCGGAGGGATATCGACGGTTATCCGCCGTTTTTCATGAATTGA
- the cas7c gene encoding type I-C CRISPR-associated protein Cas7/Csd2, producing MSEPIKNRYEFVLLFDVENGNPNGDPDMGNMPRIDPQTGHGIVTDVCLKRKVRDYVDLVKSGVPGYEIYVKSGLILNEQNKRAYNYLGIEPSSKKPKDNELTQFMCRNFFDIRTFGAVMTTEVNCGQVRGPVQLNFARSIDPIFQQEVTITRQAVTNEKDIEKGQTMGKKQIVPYALYRVEGYISAHLAQKTTGFSEDDLALFWESLINMFEHDHSASRGKMSARKLIVFKHDTPLGCCQSHVLFDKVRVERISGDMPPRSFEDYRITVDKNVPSGVEIIEKI from the coding sequence ATGAGCGAACCTATCAAAAACCGGTATGAGTTTGTACTGTTATTCGATGTCGAGAATGGCAATCCGAACGGCGATCCCGATATGGGGAATATGCCGCGGATTGATCCACAGACCGGACATGGTATCGTAACAGATGTCTGCCTCAAGAGGAAAGTCAGGGATTATGTCGATCTGGTAAAGAGCGGTGTTCCCGGGTATGAGATCTATGTCAAGTCCGGTTTGATCCTGAATGAACAGAACAAGAGGGCATACAACTATCTCGGTATCGAACCCAGCAGCAAAAAACCGAAGGATAATGAACTGACCCAGTTCATGTGCAGGAACTTCTTCGATATCCGTACATTCGGTGCAGTGATGACAACGGAAGTGAACTGCGGGCAGGTGAGAGGGCCTGTGCAGCTCAACTTTGCCCGCAGTATCGACCCGATATTCCAGCAGGAAGTTACAATCACCCGACAGGCGGTTACGAATGAGAAAGACATTGAGAAAGGCCAGACGATGGGGAAGAAACAGATCGTCCCGTACGCGCTCTACCGCGTTGAGGGGTACATCTCCGCACACCTTGCTCAGAAGACTACGGGGTTCTCCGAGGACGACCTGGCACTCTTCTGGGAGAGCCTGATCAATATGTTCGAGCATGACCACTCGGCATCGAGAGGCAAGATGTCCGCTCGGAAACTCATCGTCTTCAAGCACGACACGCCGCTGGGGTGCTGTCAATCCCACGTTCTGTTCGACAAGGTAAGAGTGGAGCGCATATCGGGGGATATGCCGCCCCGTTCCTTTGAGGATTATCGGATCACCGTTGATAAAAACGTGCCTTCTGGCGTCGAGATAATCGAAAAGATATGA
- the cas2 gene encoding CRISPR-associated endonuclease Cas2 — protein MVLVTYDVNTETPEGRKRLRRVAAECVNYGQRVQNSVFECLVDPAQFIKLKHALCGIIDQDKDSLRFYYLGKNWKNRVEHFGAKGGYDPEGLLVA, from the coding sequence ATGGTTCTGGTAACATACGATGTTAATACAGAGACTCCCGAAGGAAGGAAACGGCTTCGCAGGGTGGCGGCCGAGTGCGTGAATTATGGGCAGCGTGTTCAGAACTCAGTATTCGAATGTCTTGTCGATCCCGCTCAATTCATAAAGCTTAAACATGCTCTCTGCGGAATCATTGACCAGGATAAGGATAGTCTCCGGTTCTACTACCTTGGGAAAAACTGGAAAAACCGTGTGGAGCATTTTGGTGCAAAGGGTGGATACGATCCGGAAGGTTTATTAGTTGCATAA
- the cas4 gene encoding CRISPR-associated protein Cas4: protein MSAVRYTDDELLALSGIQHFCFCRRQWALIHVERQWEENLQTAEGRLVHERVEDSFFTESRGDVVISRAFPLVSYALGLYGVADVVEYVRSEDGVSLPGRAGLWTMRTVEYKRGKPKIDERDEVQLCAQAICLEEMFGVHVDRGDFYYHKIRKRVPLLISDVLRDRVHSLSEEMHDLFIKGATPPADPSRRCNLCSLQHVCMPKLTKKNLSVHRYVRKHIKDACVGDV from the coding sequence ATGAGTGCGGTGCGGTATACCGACGATGAACTGCTGGCACTGTCGGGCATCCAGCACTTCTGTTTCTGCCGGCGGCAGTGGGCGCTCATTCACGTCGAGCGCCAGTGGGAGGAGAACCTGCAGACGGCGGAGGGTCGTCTCGTCCACGAGCGGGTGGAGGATTCGTTCTTCACCGAGAGCCGCGGCGATGTCGTGATCTCACGAGCATTTCCTCTTGTCTCGTACGCTCTTGGGCTCTACGGCGTGGCAGACGTGGTCGAGTACGTCCGCTCTGAGGATGGTGTCTCCCTTCCAGGCCGCGCTGGACTCTGGACGATGAGGACGGTGGAGTACAAGCGGGGAAAACCGAAGATCGACGAACGTGACGAGGTTCAGCTGTGCGCACAGGCTATATGTCTTGAGGAGATGTTCGGCGTTCACGTTGATAGGGGAGATTTCTACTACCACAAGATACGGAAGAGAGTGCCGCTTTTGATATCGGATGTGCTCAGAGATCGGGTGCACTCGTTATCGGAAGAGATGCATGACCTCTTTATAAAGGGTGCCACGCCTCCTGCCGATCCCTCCCGGAGGTGCAACCTCTGTTCGCTTCAGCATGTCTGTATGCCGAAGTTGACGAAGAAGAACCTTTCAGTCCACAGGTATGTGCGAAAACACATAAAAGACGCCTGTGTAGGGGATGTGTGA
- the ruvB gene encoding Holliday junction branch migration DNA helicase RuvB has product MTKRIVTPQIRADDIEDLAIRPARLEDFVGQNQLKDTLKIAIEAARLRGEPLDHILFSGPPGLGKTTLAHIIAREMGSEIRTTTGPVLEKPGDVAAMLTALNRGDVLFIDEIHRMNPIVEEILYPAMEDFFIDVMIGEGPSARSVKLTLEQFTLIGATTKQGLLGSPFRDRFGILSRLDLYSKEDLSRIVTRSASILQIPITADGAREIAARSRGTPRVANRLLRRVRDYALVRGDGTVTAEIADQALAMLQIDPLGLDELDRRILSVIAEDFGGGPVGVKTIAISVGEEVRTIEDVYEPYLIQIGFLKRTPQGRETTAAARSHLKHPQKTLPG; this is encoded by the coding sequence ATGACAAAACGCATCGTCACCCCCCAGATTCGGGCGGACGACATCGAGGATCTGGCGATCCGCCCGGCCCGCCTGGAGGATTTCGTCGGGCAGAACCAGCTCAAAGATACCCTGAAGATTGCGATCGAGGCGGCCCGCCTCCGCGGGGAGCCGCTGGACCATATCCTCTTCTCCGGGCCGCCGGGCCTCGGGAAGACCACGCTCGCCCATATCATCGCCCGCGAGATGGGGTCCGAGATCAGGACGACGACCGGACCGGTGCTGGAGAAGCCCGGGGATGTCGCCGCGATGCTCACTGCCCTGAACCGGGGGGACGTCCTCTTCATCGACGAGATCCACCGCATGAACCCGATCGTCGAGGAGATCCTCTACCCCGCGATGGAGGACTTCTTCATCGACGTGATGATCGGGGAGGGTCCGAGCGCCCGCTCCGTGAAGCTCACCCTGGAGCAGTTCACGCTGATCGGAGCCACCACAAAGCAGGGTCTGCTGGGATCGCCCTTCCGAGACCGCTTCGGGATCCTGTCGAGGCTGGATCTCTACTCGAAGGAGGACCTGTCCCGGATCGTGACGCGCAGCGCCTCGATCCTGCAGATCCCGATCACGGCCGATGGAGCCCGGGAGATCGCCGCCAGGAGCCGGGGGACCCCGCGGGTCGCGAACCGCCTCCTGCGGCGGGTGAGGGACTACGCGCTCGTCAGGGGGGACGGCACCGTGACGGCGGAGATCGCCGACCAGGCTCTCGCCATGCTGCAGATCGATCCCCTGGGTCTGGACGAGCTCGACCGCCGCATCCTCTCGGTGATCGCCGAGGACTTCGGCGGGGGGCCCGTCGGGGTGAAGACGATCGCCATCTCGGTCGGGGAGGAGGTGCGGACGATCGAGGACGTCTACGAGCCCTACCTGATCCAGATCGGGTTCCTGAAGCGGACGCCGCAGGGGCGGGAGACGACGGCTGCGGCGCGGAGCCACCTGAAGCACCCGCAGAAGACTCTGCCGGGATAG
- the ruvA gene encoding Holliday junction branch migration protein RuvA yields MIAHLNGELAAIGDRWVVLDVNGIGYRVYVTRPTLEELQSREGRVRLCTHMAVREDAIALYGFLNQNELEVFRILIGVSGIGPQIAMNILSQIGIEDLVLAIVGQDEGILTSISGIGQKSAKRLILELRDKMQKVNGTLLPAAGVQGRAAVRDAVSALVSLGFTPKESKDAVLAAAGEIGDPTVQVLIKAALAKLKER; encoded by the coding sequence ATGATCGCACATCTGAACGGTGAACTGGCCGCAATCGGCGACAGATGGGTGGTTCTGGACGTCAACGGCATCGGCTACCGCGTGTACGTGACCCGCCCCACCCTGGAGGAGCTGCAGTCCCGCGAGGGGCGGGTGCGTCTCTGCACGCACATGGCGGTGCGGGAGGATGCCATCGCCCTCTACGGATTCCTGAACCAGAACGAACTCGAGGTATTCAGGATCCTGATCGGGGTGAGCGGGATCGGCCCGCAGATCGCGATGAACATCCTCTCCCAGATCGGGATCGAGGATCTTGTGCTCGCAATCGTCGGCCAGGACGAAGGGATCCTGACGAGCATCTCCGGCATCGGCCAGAAGAGCGCCAAACGTCTGATCCTGGAGCTGCGGGACAAGATGCAGAAGGTGAACGGGACCCTGCTGCCGGCGGCGGGGGTGCAGGGGCGGGCTGCCGTGCGGGATGCGGTGAGCGCCCTCGTCTCGCTCGGATTCACACCAAAAGAGTCGAAAGACGCCGTCCTGGCCGCGGCGGGTGAGATCGGGGACCCCACGGTCCAAGTCCTGATTAAGGCGGCTCTCGCGAAACTGAAGGAGCGATAG
- the cas3 gene encoding CRISPR-associated helicase Cas3' produces MYHTYRIVLDEKRLCLFSLRRTVRSEASSMYYAHSTGAPDKRGWQVLSDHLRNVADIASKFGDSFGAADIAYAGGLLHDIGKYSSEFQKRLEGVDIRVDHSTAGAREARALYPKHLSRILEYIITGHHGGLLNYGSSETGLEGRMGNKFIPDYSAYSDEIQAPDLTRFRPKLKPVQKKKGYSIAFFTRMLYSCLVDADSLDTEAFADPDSASLRGRYDSFERLSQKFDDYMATLFSTAEKTEINTRRRGIYEQCRKMAVSPPQMFTLAVPTGGGKTLSSMGFALDHLRQHGLRRIFYVIPYTSIIEQNAGKFREIFGNRNVLEHHSNFDPKTIADDDAASVENFLKLSAENWDMPIVVTTNVQFFESLFSNRRSRCRKIHNLAQSVIILDEAQMLPTDYLRPCLQALSELVCNYGSTVVICTATQPKLGDLLDDSIKPVEIVQSPAELYEAFRRVCVNDLGSLSDKELSARLQEHRQVLCIVNTRAHAQHLHAALSKHGKCYHLSARMCPVHRRRQLKEIQELLRQGADCRVISTQLIEAGVDIDFPVVYRSIAGIDSIAQAAGRCNREGRAERGDVYIFRSAERYGQATSWQRLTAEIGRMVMDAHGDPLSLPAVEAYFQKLYSYKGDEGLDRREILPSFEKGLSELAFPFEDVGWKFSIIEQGTKDLIIPYGDEGRALADELRNSESPWKYTRRLQGYTISIYPDEFGDLERAGKINLFGDRFYVLNDMSEYSEVIGLINRKSIGGEGSLLIV; encoded by the coding sequence ATGTACCACACATACAGAATTGTACTTGATGAAAAACGGCTATGTTTATTCTCCTTACGTCGAACCGTAAGATCTGAGGCCTCATCCATGTATTATGCGCATTCTACAGGCGCTCCCGACAAGCGGGGCTGGCAGGTGCTCTCTGATCACCTTCGCAACGTGGCAGATATTGCATCGAAATTTGGAGATAGTTTCGGTGCTGCCGATATTGCCTATGCCGGAGGCTTGTTGCACGATATCGGAAAATACTCGTCCGAGTTCCAGAAACGCCTGGAAGGTGTCGATATCCGGGTCGATCACTCGACCGCCGGCGCGCGAGAAGCAAGGGCTCTGTACCCAAAGCATCTCAGCCGTATTCTCGAGTATATCATCACCGGGCATCATGGCGGCCTCTTGAACTACGGCAGCAGCGAAACCGGACTTGAGGGGCGTATGGGAAATAAATTTATTCCAGACTATTCGGCCTATTCGGACGAGATCCAGGCTCCCGATCTTACGAGATTCCGCCCTAAACTGAAACCGGTTCAGAAGAAAAAAGGTTATTCGATAGCCTTTTTCACGCGCATGCTCTATTCGTGTCTCGTCGATGCGGATTCCCTTGACACGGAAGCGTTTGCGGACCCCGATTCTGCCTCCCTCCGGGGGCGGTACGACTCATTCGAGAGACTGTCGCAGAAGTTCGATGACTATATGGCGACTCTCTTTTCGACAGCAGAGAAGACCGAGATCAACACGCGACGGAGGGGGATTTACGAGCAATGCAGAAAGATGGCAGTCTCCCCTCCACAGATGTTCACCCTGGCCGTCCCGACCGGCGGGGGGAAGACGCTCTCATCGATGGGGTTTGCGCTTGACCACCTGAGACAGCACGGGCTGAGGAGGATCTTTTATGTAATCCCCTACACGAGCATCATCGAGCAAAACGCCGGGAAGTTCAGAGAGATTTTCGGGAACCGGAATGTGCTTGAGCATCACAGCAACTTCGACCCGAAGACCATAGCTGATGATGATGCCGCCTCTGTGGAGAATTTCCTTAAACTCTCGGCGGAGAACTGGGATATGCCGATCGTCGTGACGACAAACGTCCAGTTCTTCGAGTCGCTCTTCTCGAACAGACGGTCGAGATGCAGAAAGATCCACAACCTTGCGCAGAGCGTGATTATACTCGACGAGGCCCAGATGCTGCCGACAGACTACCTGAGGCCCTGCCTTCAGGCTCTCTCCGAGCTCGTCTGTAACTACGGCTCAACAGTCGTTATCTGCACGGCAACCCAACCGAAACTTGGAGATCTTCTGGACGATAGCATCAAGCCCGTCGAGATCGTGCAGTCGCCCGCTGAGTTATATGAAGCGTTTCGGCGGGTATGCGTGAACGATCTCGGGTCGTTGAGCGATAAGGAACTCTCTGCGAGGCTGCAAGAGCATAGGCAGGTTCTGTGCATCGTCAACACTAGGGCGCATGCGCAACATCTGCATGCCGCGCTCTCGAAGCACGGCAAGTGCTACCACCTGAGCGCACGGATGTGCCCCGTCCACAGGAGAAGGCAGTTGAAGGAGATTCAAGAACTGCTCCGTCAGGGTGCCGACTGCCGCGTCATCTCTACCCAGCTGATTGAGGCCGGTGTGGATATCGATTTCCCCGTCGTCTATCGATCAATAGCCGGCATCGACTCCATCGCCCAAGCTGCCGGTCGGTGCAACCGCGAGGGGAGGGCTGAGCGGGGCGATGTCTATATCTTCCGGTCGGCGGAGCGGTACGGCCAGGCTACCAGCTGGCAACGACTGACTGCGGAGATCGGCAGGATGGTCATGGATGCGCATGGCGATCCGCTTTCTCTTCCGGCTGTCGAGGCCTATTTCCAGAAGCTCTATTCGTACAAGGGCGACGAAGGGCTCGACCGAAGGGAAATACTGCCGTCGTTTGAGAAGGGGTTAAGCGAATTAGCATTCCCGTTTGAAGATGTTGGATGGAAGTTCAGTATTATCGAGCAGGGCACGAAGGATCTCATCATTCCCTATGGCGACGAGGGGAGAGCTCTCGCCGATGAACTGCGTAACAGCGAGTCGCCCTGGAAGTACACACGACGCCTGCAGGGGTATACGATCAGCATCTACCCCGATGAGTTTGGGGATCTGGAACGCGCAGGTAAAATCAACCTTTTCGGCGATAGATTCTATGTGCTCAACGATATGAGCGAATACTCCGAAGTTATCGGACTTATAAATAGAAAAAGTATTGGTGGGGAGGGATCACTATTGATTGTTTAA
- the cas8c gene encoding type I-C CRISPR-associated protein Cas8c/Csd1 — MIIQSLCRYYDILAEDEDAAISRPGYSSGKISFALVLSREGELSYIADLRSDDKKPRPRVMDVPLQPTRTSGIAPYVLCDNARYIFGVEKIKRSEFENKFLKISQKDEPFNCKILAESETEVVLVHQRSRDCFEAFKARQHEVFDFLDDSGIWALFKFLDAWNPENFNKHPKIVEYMNELLNGGNCVFECEGTLLHKKPSVMKAWEQYYFNNEDDDTFTAQCLVTGELDTVARIHQYPIKNVVGAQMSGASLVSFNDDSFCSYGKKQSFNAPVGELSVFKYTTALNYLLSHPEYRMQIADTTVIFWAETSGTACEEIVNFFFDPHEGVAESNGEIPSDPVRKENWLKIEQMRDILDKVRKGQKIHTEDIGANPETNFYMLGLSPNNARLAVRFWHVDSFGNFIVRAARHHLDMEIVRDDYDPRYVSLYRLLKETVAKSSDNEAASPLLGGLVMRSILTGTPYPVQMYSAILNRTKVERSINSIRAGFIKAYLLRLARAGLTNLREDMINVSLNVENSNVAYRLGRLFAVLEKAQAETNREMKSTINSKYFASASTTPAVVFPVLLKLAQHHIAKSEWGFKISQGIEETLEGVDEFPAYLSLEEQGMFMLGYYHQRKAFFKKRDEIARESE, encoded by the coding sequence ATGATCATTCAGTCCCTTTGCCGATACTACGACATTTTGGCGGAGGACGAGGATGCGGCGATCTCCCGTCCTGGGTATAGCAGCGGAAAGATCTCGTTTGCGCTGGTTCTCAGTCGCGAGGGGGAGCTGTCGTATATCGCCGATCTCCGGAGCGATGACAAAAAACCGCGGCCTAGGGTTATGGATGTGCCTCTGCAACCGACGCGTACATCAGGTATTGCACCTTACGTCCTGTGTGACAACGCGAGGTATATTTTCGGTGTCGAGAAGATTAAAAGAAGCGAGTTTGAAAATAAATTCCTGAAGATTTCCCAGAAGGATGAGCCATTCAATTGCAAAATTCTGGCCGAGAGTGAAACAGAGGTCGTTTTAGTCCATCAGCGTTCGCGCGACTGCTTTGAGGCCTTCAAGGCCCGACAGCACGAGGTATTCGATTTCCTAGACGACTCCGGTATTTGGGCTCTCTTTAAATTCCTGGATGCTTGGAACCCGGAAAACTTCAACAAGCATCCTAAGATCGTGGAATATATGAATGAGCTCCTTAATGGCGGGAATTGTGTTTTTGAATGTGAAGGGACACTTCTGCACAAAAAACCTTCCGTGATGAAAGCCTGGGAGCAATATTACTTCAATAACGAAGATGATGACACCTTTACTGCTCAGTGTCTCGTTACGGGGGAACTGGATACAGTAGCCCGCATACACCAGTATCCTATCAAGAATGTTGTCGGTGCCCAGATGTCGGGCGCTTCTCTTGTCAGCTTCAATGATGACTCGTTCTGTTCGTACGGGAAAAAACAGAGTTTCAATGCCCCTGTAGGTGAATTGTCGGTGTTCAAATACACCACCGCCCTGAACTACCTCCTTTCCCACCCGGAGTACCGCATGCAAATTGCCGATACAACGGTAATCTTCTGGGCAGAGACGAGTGGAACCGCCTGCGAGGAGATTGTGAACTTCTTTTTCGATCCGCATGAGGGTGTGGCGGAGAGCAATGGTGAGATCCCCTCCGATCCGGTGCGAAAAGAAAACTGGCTAAAGATTGAACAGATGAGGGATATTCTCGATAAGGTTCGGAAGGGCCAGAAGATCCATACCGAGGATATCGGGGCGAACCCCGAGACAAATTTCTATATGCTTGGACTCTCCCCCAACAACGCGCGACTCGCGGTGCGATTCTGGCATGTGGACAGTTTTGGAAATTTCATCGTGAGAGCGGCGCGTCATCATCTGGATATGGAGATTGTCAGGGATGATTACGACCCGCGGTACGTTTCGCTGTACCGTCTGCTAAAGGAGACCGTCGCAAAAAGTTCCGATAATGAAGCCGCTTCCCCTCTCCTCGGCGGTCTCGTTATGAGGTCGATCCTGACTGGCACGCCGTATCCTGTCCAGATGTACAGTGCTATACTCAACAGGACGAAGGTTGAGCGGTCGATTAACTCAATCAGGGCAGGCTTTATCAAAGCCTACCTGCTGCGGCTTGCGAGAGCCGGTTTGACGAATTTAAGGGAGGATATGATTAACGTGAGTCTGAATGTAGAGAACTCGAATGTGGCGTATCGCCTTGGGCGGCTGTTTGCAGTGCTTGAAAAGGCGCAGGCCGAAACAAACAGAGAGATGAAGAGCACGATTAACAGCAAGTACTTCGCCAGCGCATCGACGACACCCGCGGTGGTCTTCCCAGTTCTGCTGAAACTTGCACAGCACCATATCGCCAAGTCCGAATGGGGATTCAAGATATCCCAAGGTATCGAAGAAACGCTGGAGGGCGTGGATGAGTTTCCCGCATATCTGAGCCTGGAGGAGCAGGGGATGTTCATGCTCGGCTATTACCACCAGCGAAAGGCATTCTTCAAGAAGAGAGACGAGATTGCACGTGAGAGTGAGTGA